The Glandiceps talaboti chromosome 19, keGlaTala1.1, whole genome shotgun sequence genome contains a region encoding:
- the LOC144449920 gene encoding uncharacterized protein LOC144449920 isoform X3 encodes MMLYSSAVIILANVLTFLTLSVTGNHGNSTIDNCNLITSQQMCSSCDCEFCYQNNTTGNCECGMNASDIFNTTVQCGDNGDLSNQNSVTVGLVTTALIVVVAATVLLTLYFRRKYKKRRDNKETHAGDTRKRSAVNHADSVHRDMVDIRGHQAYSYATVLSIEGSQDAPGRRQSGDAARNIHTYAVINKPRQMHEYTVVEPMVQENDHDSFADYSLLRAPKGVSPKWSSQKSEIDSRGQRNVGDVRNPTRANINGATDQTDYSVIDRSGRRYRDDNKEQTNVYEDLQPIITNKTGEPSSVPAKKNNTSTDDNIYNEVDRSGKKYRPQNEEQENLVQYSALGEQHKSGQYNDIDFKGNIKPTNKPPKRQIPSDASYMGVAEVTSPKTPTAEAEYSLLDHGLNVNQNTREKRPRLGDEYQHL; translated from the exons ATGATGCTGTACTCCAGTGCTGTGATCATCCTGGCAAACGTTCTAACATTTTTAACTCTATCGGTCactggtaaccatggtaactcaACTATTGACAACTGTAATCTAATAACCTCTCAACAGAT GTGTTCGTCATGTGACTGTGAATTTTGTTACCAAAATAATACAACCGGAAATTGTGAGTGTGGAATGAATGCAAGCGATATCTTTAACACGACTGTACAATGTGGAG ATAATGGCGATCTCTCGAATCAGAACTCTGTCACCGTCGGTCTAGTGACAACGGCGTTAATTGTGGTGGTAGCTGCAACAGTTCTTTTGACTCTCTACTTCCGAAGGAAATATAAGAAACGACGTGACAACaa GGAGACGCATGCAGGCGATACTAGGAAACGATCTGCGGTCAACCATGCAGACAGTGTTCACCGTGACATGGTTGATATTAGAGGACACCAGGCATACAGCTACGCTACCGTTTTGTCGATCGAAGGTAGTCAAGATGCACCCGGACGTCGACAATCTGGCGACGCTGCCCGAAATATTCATACTTATGCCGTGATCAACAAACCACGACAAATGCATGAATACACGGTAGTGGAGCCGATGGTCCAAGAAAATGACCACGATTCGTTTGCTGACTACAGCCTCCTTCGTGCCCCGAAGGGGGTGTCTCCAAAATGGTCGTCTCAGAAGTCAGAAATCGATTCGCGCGGACAACGAAATGTTGGTGACGTCAGAAATCCCACCCGAGCAAATATCAATGGCGCCACAGACCAAACTGACTATTCGGTAATTGATCGGTCAGGCAGACGTTACAGAGATGATaacaaagaacaaacaaacGTTTACGAAGACCTTCAACCAATCATAACCAATAAAACTGGTGAGCCATCAAGTGTTCCcgccaaaaaaaataatacaagtactgacgacaatatatacaatgaaGTTGACCGATCTGGGAAAAAATACAGACCACAAAATGAAGAACAGGAAAATCTTGTGCAATATTCGGCTCTCGGCGAACAACACAAAAGCGGTCAATATAACGATATTGACTTTAAAGGAAATataaaaccaaccaacaaacctcCAAAGAGACAAATCCCAAGTGATGCAAGTTACATGGGAGTTGCGGAAGTGACGTCACCCAAAACACCGACCGCGGAAGCCGAATATAGTCTATTGGACCATGGTTTGAAtgtgaatcaaaatacaagagaAAAGAGGCCACGGCTCGGAGATGAATATCAGCACCTGTAG
- the LOC144449920 gene encoding uncharacterized protein LOC144449920 isoform X2 has translation MSASSYKNVTQACIYSCSVVIRYQSLRNCRTVTERLFMMLYSSAVIILANVLTFLTLSVTGNHGNSTIDNCNLITSQQMCSSCDCEFCYQNNTTGNCECGMNASDIFNTTVQCGDNGDLSNQNSVTVGLVTTALIVVVAATVLLTLYFRRKYKKRRDNKETHAGDTRKRSAVNHADSVHRDMVDIRGHQAYSYATVLSIEGSQDAPGRRQSGDAARNIHTYAVINKPRQMHEYTVVEPMVQENDHDSFADYSLLRAPKGVSPKWSSQKSEIDSRGQRNVGDVRNPTRANINGATDQTDYSVIDRSGRRYRDDNKEQTNVYEDLQPIITNKTGEPSSVPAKKNNTSTDDNIYNEVDRSGKKYRPQNEEQENLVQYSALGEQHKSGQYNDIDFKGNIKPTNKPPKRQIPSDASYMGVAEVTSPKTPTAEAEYSLLDHGLNVNQNTREKRPRLGDEYQHL, from the exons ATGTCTGCGTCCAGTTACA AGAATGTGACACAGGCATGCATATACAGCTGTAGTGTAGTTATACGGTATCAAAGTCTACGTAACTGCAGAACGGTGACTGAAAGATTGTTCATGATGCTGTACTCCAGTGCTGTGATCATCCTGGCAAACGTTCTAACATTTTTAACTCTATCGGTCactggtaaccatggtaactcaACTATTGACAACTGTAATCTAATAACCTCTCAACAGAT GTGTTCGTCATGTGACTGTGAATTTTGTTACCAAAATAATACAACCGGAAATTGTGAGTGTGGAATGAATGCAAGCGATATCTTTAACACGACTGTACAATGTGGAG ATAATGGCGATCTCTCGAATCAGAACTCTGTCACCGTCGGTCTAGTGACAACGGCGTTAATTGTGGTGGTAGCTGCAACAGTTCTTTTGACTCTCTACTTCCGAAGGAAATATAAGAAACGACGTGACAACaa GGAGACGCATGCAGGCGATACTAGGAAACGATCTGCGGTCAACCATGCAGACAGTGTTCACCGTGACATGGTTGATATTAGAGGACACCAGGCATACAGCTACGCTACCGTTTTGTCGATCGAAGGTAGTCAAGATGCACCCGGACGTCGACAATCTGGCGACGCTGCCCGAAATATTCATACTTATGCCGTGATCAACAAACCACGACAAATGCATGAATACACGGTAGTGGAGCCGATGGTCCAAGAAAATGACCACGATTCGTTTGCTGACTACAGCCTCCTTCGTGCCCCGAAGGGGGTGTCTCCAAAATGGTCGTCTCAGAAGTCAGAAATCGATTCGCGCGGACAACGAAATGTTGGTGACGTCAGAAATCCCACCCGAGCAAATATCAATGGCGCCACAGACCAAACTGACTATTCGGTAATTGATCGGTCAGGCAGACGTTACAGAGATGATaacaaagaacaaacaaacGTTTACGAAGACCTTCAACCAATCATAACCAATAAAACTGGTGAGCCATCAAGTGTTCCcgccaaaaaaaataatacaagtactgacgacaatatatacaatgaaGTTGACCGATCTGGGAAAAAATACAGACCACAAAATGAAGAACAGGAAAATCTTGTGCAATATTCGGCTCTCGGCGAACAACACAAAAGCGGTCAATATAACGATATTGACTTTAAAGGAAATataaaaccaaccaacaaacctcCAAAGAGACAAATCCCAAGTGATGCAAGTTACATGGGAGTTGCGGAAGTGACGTCACCCAAAACACCGACCGCGGAAGCCGAATATAGTCTATTGGACCATGGTTTGAAtgtgaatcaaaatacaagagaAAAGAGGCCACGGCTCGGAGATGAATATCAGCACCTGTAG
- the LOC144449920 gene encoding uncharacterized protein LOC144449920 isoform X1 → MCLAGVIYLEKLLRGSYFAHLSENVTQACIYSCSVVIRYQSLRNCRTVTERLFMMLYSSAVIILANVLTFLTLSVTGNHGNSTIDNCNLITSQQMCSSCDCEFCYQNNTTGNCECGMNASDIFNTTVQCGDNGDLSNQNSVTVGLVTTALIVVVAATVLLTLYFRRKYKKRRDNKETHAGDTRKRSAVNHADSVHRDMVDIRGHQAYSYATVLSIEGSQDAPGRRQSGDAARNIHTYAVINKPRQMHEYTVVEPMVQENDHDSFADYSLLRAPKGVSPKWSSQKSEIDSRGQRNVGDVRNPTRANINGATDQTDYSVIDRSGRRYRDDNKEQTNVYEDLQPIITNKTGEPSSVPAKKNNTSTDDNIYNEVDRSGKKYRPQNEEQENLVQYSALGEQHKSGQYNDIDFKGNIKPTNKPPKRQIPSDASYMGVAEVTSPKTPTAEAEYSLLDHGLNVNQNTREKRPRLGDEYQHL, encoded by the exons ATGTGCCTAGCAGGGGTGATATATTTGGAGAAGTTGCTACGTGGTTCATATTTTGCTCATCTTTCAGAGAATGTGACACAGGCATGCATATACAGCTGTAGTGTAGTTATACGGTATCAAAGTCTACGTAACTGCAGAACGGTGACTGAAAGATTGTTCATGATGCTGTACTCCAGTGCTGTGATCATCCTGGCAAACGTTCTAACATTTTTAACTCTATCGGTCactggtaaccatggtaactcaACTATTGACAACTGTAATCTAATAACCTCTCAACAGAT GTGTTCGTCATGTGACTGTGAATTTTGTTACCAAAATAATACAACCGGAAATTGTGAGTGTGGAATGAATGCAAGCGATATCTTTAACACGACTGTACAATGTGGAG ATAATGGCGATCTCTCGAATCAGAACTCTGTCACCGTCGGTCTAGTGACAACGGCGTTAATTGTGGTGGTAGCTGCAACAGTTCTTTTGACTCTCTACTTCCGAAGGAAATATAAGAAACGACGTGACAACaa GGAGACGCATGCAGGCGATACTAGGAAACGATCTGCGGTCAACCATGCAGACAGTGTTCACCGTGACATGGTTGATATTAGAGGACACCAGGCATACAGCTACGCTACCGTTTTGTCGATCGAAGGTAGTCAAGATGCACCCGGACGTCGACAATCTGGCGACGCTGCCCGAAATATTCATACTTATGCCGTGATCAACAAACCACGACAAATGCATGAATACACGGTAGTGGAGCCGATGGTCCAAGAAAATGACCACGATTCGTTTGCTGACTACAGCCTCCTTCGTGCCCCGAAGGGGGTGTCTCCAAAATGGTCGTCTCAGAAGTCAGAAATCGATTCGCGCGGACAACGAAATGTTGGTGACGTCAGAAATCCCACCCGAGCAAATATCAATGGCGCCACAGACCAAACTGACTATTCGGTAATTGATCGGTCAGGCAGACGTTACAGAGATGATaacaaagaacaaacaaacGTTTACGAAGACCTTCAACCAATCATAACCAATAAAACTGGTGAGCCATCAAGTGTTCCcgccaaaaaaaataatacaagtactgacgacaatatatacaatgaaGTTGACCGATCTGGGAAAAAATACAGACCACAAAATGAAGAACAGGAAAATCTTGTGCAATATTCGGCTCTCGGCGAACAACACAAAAGCGGTCAATATAACGATATTGACTTTAAAGGAAATataaaaccaaccaacaaacctcCAAAGAGACAAATCCCAAGTGATGCAAGTTACATGGGAGTTGCGGAAGTGACGTCACCCAAAACACCGACCGCGGAAGCCGAATATAGTCTATTGGACCATGGTTTGAAtgtgaatcaaaatacaagagaAAAGAGGCCACGGCTCGGAGATGAATATCAGCACCTGTAG